Proteins encoded within one genomic window of bacterium:
- a CDS encoding class I SAM-dependent methyltransferase, with protein sequence MFQNEWQGIQFSDFAVISSQNLADSDFYSKFYIEFFKRYQNWNEISQSWRGVKEACADFVIKKCKTGKVLSVGCGLGFMEHYIRSLNTGVDLYVHDVTPHAWKWVGSEFGDDHKLLGYIPECLPKRVLFDLVYLSVVEYAFDTDSLVRCLADIRSCLVPGKGQLLIFGSLEDVPASMKGHVISKGRKVKAFLRACLEKTGLFHRGQFWGWGRTRKEFQDIMNRAGYTSFEEGFVGEQYWISGSC encoded by the coding sequence ATGTTTCAAAATGAATGGCAGGGAATCCAGTTTTCCGATTTTGCTGTTATCTCATCCCAAAATTTGGCTGATAGCGATTTTTATTCCAAATTTTATATAGAATTTTTTAAAAGATACCAGAATTGGAATGAGATATCACAGTCGTGGCGTGGGGTGAAAGAAGCATGCGCCGATTTTGTTATTAAAAAGTGCAAAACAGGGAAGGTTCTTTCTGTGGGTTGTGGTTTGGGTTTCATGGAGCATTATATTCGCTCCCTTAATACGGGTGTTGATTTGTATGTGCACGATGTGACCCCTCATGCATGGAAATGGGTTGGTTCTGAATTTGGGGATGATCATAAACTGTTGGGCTATATTCCCGAGTGTTTACCGAAAAGGGTTTTATTTGACCTGGTTTATCTTTCTGTTGTTGAATATGCTTTTGATACCGATTCTCTGGTTCGTTGTTTGGCAGATATTCGTTCCTGTCTTGTTCCCGGGAAGGGACAGCTGCTTATTTTTGGCTCTTTAGAAGATGTGCCGGCCTCTATGAAAGGGCATGTGATTTCTAAAGGCAGAAAAGTGAAAGCTTTTCTGAGAGCGTGTTTGGAAAAAACAGGTTTATTCCATCGTGGCCAGTTTTGGGGGTGGGGAAGGACCAGAAAAGAATTCCAAGACATCATGAATCGCGCAGGATATACAAGTTTTGAAGAAGGTTTTGTGGGAGAGCAGTATTGGATATCAGGCTCTTGCTGA
- the rfbF gene encoding glucose-1-phosphate cytidylyltransferase yields the protein MKTVILCGGLGTRLSEETQIKPKPMVEIGGRPILWHVMKIYERYGFKDFTLALGYKGEVIKDYFLHYHARQSDLTVNLKNGQVDYKNPTSEDWQVSMIDTGANTMTGGRLLRLKNHLKAHGTFMLTYGDGVADVDIAALLKAHRAHGRLATVTAVRPSARFGGIHMEKGKVTHFKEKPQSGEGWINGGFFVLEPGFFDYLTDDATVLEQSPLETLAQEGQLMAYEHPGYWQCMDTVRDKEALQAMWATGKAPWLKAGV from the coding sequence ATGAAAACAGTTATTTTATGTGGTGGATTAGGTACTCGCCTTTCTGAAGAGACCCAGATTAAACCCAAGCCCATGGTTGAAATTGGCGGACGACCTATTTTGTGGCATGTAATGAAAATATACGAACGTTACGGCTTTAAAGATTTTACTTTGGCCTTAGGCTATAAGGGAGAGGTTATTAAAGATTATTTTTTACATTATCATGCTCGTCAAAGCGATTTAACGGTTAACTTAAAAAATGGACAAGTCGATTATAAAAATCCTACCTCTGAAGATTGGCAGGTATCAATGATTGATACAGGGGCTAACACAATGACAGGGGGTCGTTTACTTCGTCTTAAAAATCATTTGAAGGCTCATGGAACTTTTATGCTTACCTATGGAGACGGAGTAGCAGATGTTGATATTGCTGCTTTGTTAAAAGCACATCGTGCCCATGGACGCTTGGCGACTGTTACGGCCGTCAGGCCTTCGGCGCGTTTTGGTGGCATTCATATGGAAAAGGGAAAAGTGACCCACTTTAAAGAAAAACCGCAGTCGGGAGAGGGCTGGATTAACGGAGGTTTTTTTGTTTTGGAACCTGGTTTTTTTGATTACTTAACTGATGATGCTACCGTTTTGGAACAATCACCTTTGGAAACTTTGGCTCAGGAAGGCCAGTTAATGGCCTATGAGCATCCTGGTTACTGGCAATGTATGGATACGGTAAGAGATAAAGAAGCCTTACAGGCAATGTGGGCAACTGGAAAAGCGCCCTGGCTAAAGGCAGGTGTATGA
- the rfbG gene encoding CDP-glucose 4,6-dehydratase has translation MFNDAYKNKRVLVTGHTGFKGGWLTSWLLKLGAEVVGFSKDIPTHPAMFDELNLSQHMRHLIADVRDLNTVRKVIEEEKPDFVFHLAAQAIVSVSYQNPVETMTTNAMGTMNILEALRFAQKPCVAIMVTSDKCYDNLEWPWGYRETDALGGRDVYSGSKGAAELVIKSYLYSFFTKNHPVRIGVGRAGNVIGGGDWAKDRIVVDCMRAWSESKTVEIRSPQSTRPWQHVLEPISGYLTLGHALLQDHALHGETFNFGPRAEQNRTVVELLSDLGRHWGFKSSQEAYQITDNIPFHEAGLLKLNCDKALLKLKWEPNLNYDDTIRMIGDWYKAYYKHNADMYAHTMDQISFYEKEGVSKKLVWTKSHK, from the coding sequence ATATTTAATGATGCATATAAAAATAAGCGTGTGTTGGTTACCGGGCACACTGGTTTTAAGGGGGGGTGGCTAACATCCTGGTTACTTAAACTGGGCGCGGAAGTTGTTGGATTTTCCAAAGATATTCCTACTCATCCGGCTATGTTTGATGAATTAAATTTATCGCAACACATGCGTCATCTTATTGCTGATGTTAGAGATCTCAATACCGTTCGTAAGGTTATCGAAGAAGAAAAACCCGACTTTGTTTTTCATCTGGCAGCTCAGGCCATTGTATCGGTTTCGTATCAAAACCCGGTAGAAACCATGACGACCAATGCCATGGGCACTATGAATATTTTGGAAGCTTTACGTTTTGCACAAAAACCATGTGTTGCTATTATGGTCACTAGCGATAAATGTTATGATAATCTTGAATGGCCATGGGGATATCGAGAAACTGATGCATTGGGAGGTAGGGACGTTTACAGTGGTTCCAAAGGAGCAGCCGAGCTGGTTATCAAATCGTACCTGTATTCATTTTTTACGAAAAACCATCCTGTGCGTATTGGGGTGGGGCGCGCCGGAAATGTTATTGGAGGCGGAGATTGGGCTAAAGACCGAATTGTTGTAGATTGCATGAGAGCCTGGAGTGAATCTAAAACTGTCGAAATCAGGAGCCCTCAATCTACACGGCCTTGGCAGCATGTGCTAGAGCCTATCAGCGGTTATCTCACTCTTGGCCACGCCTTGTTGCAAGATCATGCACTTCATGGTGAAACATTTAATTTTGGTCCTAGAGCTGAACAAAATCGTACCGTGGTTGAACTTTTGAGTGATTTGGGTCGTCATTGGGGCTTTAAATCGTCTCAGGAAGCGTACCAAATTACAGATAATATTCCTTTTCATGAAGCTGGCTTGCTCAAGCTTAATTGTGACAAGGCACTTCTTAAATTAAAGTGGGAGCCCAATCTGAATTACGATGATACGATTCGCATGATTGGTGACTGGTACAAGGCTTATTACAAGCATAATGCCGATATGTATGCTCATACCATGGATCAGATTTCTTTTTACGAAAAAGAGGGTGTAAGTAAAAAACTTGTTTGGACTAAAAGCCATAAATGA
- a CDS encoding dTDP-4-dehydrorhamnose 3,5-epimerase family protein has product MTIHDQIDGIVLTPLRQIADERGAVLHMLRADAEGFTRFGECYFSEIRPGAVKAWKCHHKQTQNLAVPVGRIRLVIYDAREHSKSHGQLQVIELGRPDAYSRVKILPGLWYGFSCISSVPALLANCADIPHDPSESEVKPVDDPFIPYQW; this is encoded by the coding sequence ATGACTATCCATGATCAAATAGACGGGATTGTTTTAACCCCGCTTCGACAAATTGCCGATGAGCGTGGTGCCGTTTTGCATATGTTACGTGCTGATGCAGAGGGATTTACACGCTTTGGTGAATGCTATTTTTCAGAAATTCGTCCGGGTGCCGTGAAGGCCTGGAAATGTCACCACAAGCAAACGCAAAATCTGGCGGTTCCGGTTGGACGGATTCGTCTGGTGATTTATGATGCGCGCGAACATTCCAAAAGCCACGGTCAGCTTCAGGTTATAGAGCTGGGAAGACCGGATGCTTATTCCCGCGTAAAAATTCTTCCGGGACTATGGTATGGTTTTAGCTGCATCTCTTCGGTACCGGCACTTTTGGCCAATTGTGCCGATATTCCGCATGATCCTTCGGAAAGCGAAGTAAAACCGGTGGATGATCCTTTCATTCCCTATCAGTGGTAA
- a CDS encoding DegT/DnrJ/EryC1/StrS family aminotransferase — protein MTQKIIRLSKSCIGPEEKKAVMEVLDFEYLGMGSYVEKFEKELSAFLGRPAVCVVNGTAALHLAVQACGLKAGDEVLVPSLTYVASFQAISATGAKPVACDIHPDTCLVDLIDAQKRLTPSTKAIMPVYYAGESGNRDEIYAFAREHQLRVIEDAAHAFGSVHEGKRIGSFGDITCFSFDGIKNITSGEGGCIVTDDVDILQKVKDARLLGVEKDSEKRFLGQRSWEFNVTLQGWRYHMSNIMAAIGLVQLKKMPHMAAIRQTLASRYDELFKGHTKIKLLKRSSAAVPHIYVVRIKGLLDRKALQDKLLAAGIQTGVHYQPNHLLSLYHDSKALPCSQTESLFPELLTLPLHPDLSAADIDYVADQLSKSV, from the coding sequence ATGACACAAAAAATAATACGTCTCTCCAAATCCTGTATAGGTCCTGAAGAAAAAAAGGCGGTTATGGAAGTATTGGATTTCGAATATCTGGGAATGGGCAGTTATGTAGAGAAATTTGAAAAGGAATTAAGTGCTTTTTTGGGGCGCCCCGCCGTGTGTGTGGTAAATGGTACGGCGGCGCTGCATCTGGCCGTTCAGGCCTGTGGGTTAAAGGCCGGTGATGAAGTTTTAGTTCCTTCACTTACCTATGTGGCGTCTTTTCAGGCTATTTCGGCTACCGGTGCCAAACCCGTTGCTTGCGATATTCATCCCGATACCTGCCTGGTAGATTTAATAGATGCCCAAAAAAGACTGACTCCTTCAACAAAAGCCATTATGCCCGTTTATTACGCAGGAGAGTCAGGCAACAGAGACGAAATTTATGCCTTTGCCCGTGAGCATCAGTTGCGCGTTATTGAAGATGCGGCTCATGCCTTTGGAAGCGTTCATGAAGGGAAACGTATTGGCAGTTTTGGTGATATTACCTGTTTTAGTTTTGACGGCATTAAAAATATTACTAGCGGAGAAGGCGGGTGTATTGTTACCGATGATGTGGATATTTTACAAAAAGTAAAAGACGCCCGTTTACTGGGTGTTGAAAAAGATTCCGAAAAAAGATTTTTGGGCCAGAGAAGCTGGGAATTTAACGTAACCCTTCAGGGCTGGCGTTATCACATGAGTAATATCATGGCGGCTATAGGCCTTGTGCAGCTTAAAAAAATGCCTCATATGGCAGCAATAAGACAAACCCTGGCCAGCCGATACGATGAATTGTTTAAAGGGCATACAAAAATAAAACTTTTAAAGCGAAGTAGCGCTGCTGTTCCCCATATTTATGTGGTTCGCATTAAAGGATTATTAGACCGCAAGGCTTTGCAAGACAAACTTTTGGCAGCAGGTATTCAAACGGGCGTTCATTATCAGCCCAACCATCTTTTAAGTCTGTATCATGATTCCAAAGCTCTTCCTTGCTCTCAAACTGAATCTCTTTTCCCCGAACTTTTAACCCTTCCTCTTCATCCCGACCTTTCTGCGGCCGACATAGACTATGTGGCCGATCAACTAAGCAAATCAGTATGA
- a CDS encoding glycosyltransferase, translated as MNCYNGQKYLREAIDSVLAQTYENFEIIFWDNQSTDESASIFKSYSDSRLKYFYAPTHTFLYEARNYAVKKAEGEFFAFLDVDDTWAPRKLEQQIPLFTADSEVGFVCSNYWIVQQETGVKKIFRKKKLPRGRVLNDLLLDYPVGLLTLVLRRTAFESLKRGCDPRFHVIGDMDLTVRLAMSWKMDSVQEPLAFYRLHGNNEGQKQKERQVNEFKVFVDELQKNPDVASLSGYQKISQELIYMQGRLYLLRDEKEKIRICLNQLKWGRYKIKLWILFVFKFWRLGR; from the coding sequence ATGAACTGTTATAACGGACAAAAATATCTACGTGAGGCCATCGATAGCGTTTTGGCGCAAACTTATGAAAATTTTGAAATTATTTTTTGGGATAATCAGTCTACCGATGAGAGTGCCAGTATTTTTAAAAGCTATAGCGATTCCAGGCTGAAGTATTTTTATGCTCCCACACATACTTTTCTTTATGAAGCCCGGAATTATGCTGTTAAAAAGGCAGAAGGAGAGTTTTTTGCATTTTTAGATGTTGATGACACATGGGCTCCCCGTAAACTGGAACAACAAATACCTCTGTTTACAGCAGATTCTGAGGTAGGTTTTGTTTGTAGTAACTACTGGATTGTTCAGCAGGAAACGGGTGTAAAAAAAATATTCCGTAAAAAAAAGCTGCCCCGAGGCCGGGTGCTTAACGACTTGCTTTTAGATTATCCTGTTGGCCTTTTAACGCTTGTTTTGCGTCGCACTGCTTTTGAAAGTTTAAAGAGGGGCTGTGATCCACGTTTTCATGTTATTGGTGATATGGATTTAACGGTGCGTTTAGCCATGAGCTGGAAAATGGACAGTGTTCAGGAGCCTCTGGCCTTTTATCGCTTGCATGGTAATAATGAAGGGCAAAAACAAAAAGAACGCCAGGTCAATGAGTTTAAAGTATTCGTGGATGAATTGCAGAAAAATCCCGATGTGGCATCCTTATCAGGTTATCAAAAAATAAGTCAGGAGCTTATTTATATGCAGGGTAGATTGTATCTTTTGCGAGATGAAAAAGAAAAGATCAGGATTTGTTTAAATCAATTAAAATGGGGCCGCTATAAAATAAAATTATGGATATTGTTTGTTTTTAAGTTTTGGAGACTAGGGAGATAA